Proteins from a single region of Thermodesulfobacteriota bacterium:
- a CDS encoding FAD-binding oxidoreductase: MDGKTPSLIVFPNTKEEISEIIKLANRESLSVIPWGGGTKIGIGNKPEKADIIIITNRLNRLIEHNDSDLVATTESGITLHDFQTALKDKNQSLPIDPPHLKRGATIGGIIATNDSGPKRLRSGTTHGTMRELILGIKIVRPDGEIAKAGAKVVKNVAGYDIPKLFVGSLGTLGIIVEATLRLYTIPEYSQTFIVSLPSLQTAHETALSILNSSLTPACLELVNSSLSESISTKLKLNLKSNEYVLAIRFESVEKAVKSQSAKLKEICSSHKGQGVILEGEIEEKFWYEITEFPWTQDKDKTAVCKASVLIKDLSIIFEKLEDISKNSGLGILASARAGNGVLIISLDGEIPNVIKAAISLRELVNSLNGTMIIQQAPPSIKSEIDVWGEIGSSLSIMKKLKSQFDPNGVINPGRFVGGI; this comes from the coding sequence GTGGATGGTAAAACTCCAAGCCTCATTGTGTTTCCAAATACCAAAGAAGAAATCTCTGAAATCATAAAACTCGCCAATCGAGAGTCGCTATCTGTTATACCGTGGGGTGGTGGTACAAAAATCGGTATAGGTAACAAGCCGGAAAAGGCAGATATCATAATAATTACAAATAGACTCAACCGACTCATTGAGCATAACGACTCTGACCTTGTTGCCACTACAGAATCAGGCATCACTTTACATGACTTCCAAACAGCCCTTAAAGATAAAAATCAATCACTGCCTATAGATCCTCCCCATCTGAAAAGAGGTGCTACTATCGGAGGAATAATTGCCACCAATGACAGTGGCCCAAAAAGACTCAGATCCGGAACAACACACGGAACAATGAGGGAGCTCATATTAGGGATTAAGATTGTTCGTCCAGATGGTGAAATTGCTAAGGCCGGTGCTAAGGTCGTTAAAAACGTGGCCGGATATGACATACCGAAACTCTTCGTTGGTTCTCTCGGTACACTCGGCATAATTGTCGAAGCGACATTGAGACTCTACACAATTCCAGAGTATTCCCAAACCTTCATTGTCAGCTTACCCTCACTTCAGACGGCGCATGAAACAGCCCTTTCAATCTTAAACTCTTCTCTCACCCCCGCATGCCTTGAATTAGTTAATTCGTCTCTATCCGAGTCTATCTCCACCAAGCTGAAACTAAATTTAAAGAGTAATGAGTATGTACTGGCGATAAGATTTGAAAGTGTTGAAAAGGCTGTAAAGAGTCAGTCAGCTAAATTGAAGGAAATATGCTCAAGCCACAAGGGTCAAGGAGTGATTCTTGAAGGCGAAATAGAAGAAAAATTCTGGTATGAAATCACAGAATTTCCCTGGACACAAGATAAAGACAAAACGGCTGTTTGTAAGGCAAGTGTTTTAATTAAAGATTTATCAATTATTTTTGAGAAATTAGAGGATATTTCCAAAAATTCCGGACTTGGCATTCTAGCATCGGCACGTGCCGGCAATGGTGTTTTAATAATTTCATTGGACGGCGAAATTCCGAACGTTATTAAGGCTGCCATATCACTTCGTGAACTGGTAAATTCATTAAATGGCACTATGATAATTCAACAAGCTCCTCCTTCGATCAAATCCGAGATTGATGTTTGGGGTGAAATAGGGTCATCCCTATCTATCATGAAAAAATTAAAATCCCAATTCGACCCAAATGGCGTAATTAACCCCGGCAGATTTGTAGGTGGGATTTAG
- a CDS encoding DUF3891 family protein: MIRREDKEGWFLINQHDHAVLSGQIMNFWGNDAFEPPDPRDEVLFAITEHDNGWREWDSSPRVNTQTRFPMNFMEMDFPDQEIIWKRSYERYSSDHPYASALIALHFRVFNQKIIDTNEGNSEPGSLNLEMNRFIASSLNLECSNSDLPPLPRKAKIDLRLVQVGDIISLALCHGWHTTEIDSVPLNYDGTAFKLKLISSDGKNYNINPFPFSQDILRFQIIGKKANQKRFNSDKELRQILNESNVEALELSIKSE; the protein is encoded by the coding sequence ATGATTAGAAGAGAAGATAAGGAAGGCTGGTTTTTAATAAATCAACATGACCACGCAGTCCTTTCAGGACAAATCATGAATTTCTGGGGCAATGATGCCTTTGAACCACCCGATCCCCGGGATGAAGTCCTTTTTGCAATAACAGAACACGATAACGGCTGGAGGGAGTGGGATTCCTCTCCAAGGGTCAACACTCAAACTCGGTTTCCCATGAATTTCATGGAGATGGACTTTCCTGACCAGGAAATAATTTGGAAAAGAAGTTATGAGAGATACTCGTCCGATCACCCCTATGCTTCAGCTTTGATAGCGCTCCATTTCAGGGTCTTCAATCAAAAAATAATTGATACGAATGAAGGAAATAGTGAACCTGGGAGTTTAAACCTCGAAATGAATAGATTCATAGCCAGTTCCCTAAATCTGGAGTGCTCAAATTCTGATTTGCCACCCCTTCCAAGAAAAGCAAAAATAGATTTAAGGCTTGTGCAAGTTGGCGACATAATCTCTTTGGCTCTTTGTCATGGATGGCATACAACCGAGATTGACTCGGTGCCCCTTAACTATGATGGAACGGCTTTTAAACTGAAGTTAATATCAAGCGATGGTAAAAATTATAATATTAACCCTTTCCCCTTTTCTCAAGATATACTAAGATTTCAAATAATTGGGAAAAAAGCAAATCAAAAAAGATTTAATAGTGACAAAGAGCTCCGGCAAATATTGAATGAATCCAACGTTGAAGCTCTTGAATTATCAATTAAGAGTGAATGA
- a CDS encoding heterodisulfide reductase-related iron-sulfur binding cluster, with product MRIIIEEGTTKFQAFDEIDRPSPDLIQDCVHCGFCLSACPTYLETGNELDSPRGRIYLMKSALEGKIPMGGSLVKHLDMCLGCIACEPACPSGVKYSRLIESARSQIERRYERPFSDKLHRLLIFSIFPYPKRLRLLLPLLYLYQVSGLKHLVHTSGILRKISSRLSKMDDMLPAIKSSELFPSTPNLIPAMGKKRYRVAFLSGCVQSVLFPHTNEATVRVLSENGCEVVVPRNQGCCGALSLHSGRMSEARDFARTNINIFERSDYDAIIVNSAGCGSAMKEYKDLLKGDESYAERAERISNKTKDIMEFLDEIGLEGELREVKCRVTYQDACHIAQAQRIKSQPRDIIKKIPGIEFIELPESELCCGSAGIYNLVEPEMSEKLLERKIRNLKETNAELLIAGNPGCLLQIQMGIRENGLNIKAAHPVELLDWAYRGDYSLLGKNNRNL from the coding sequence ATGAGAATAATAATCGAAGAAGGGACAACAAAATTTCAGGCGTTTGATGAAATAGATCGGCCCAGTCCCGACCTAATTCAGGACTGCGTTCACTGCGGTTTCTGCTTATCAGCGTGTCCTACCTATCTCGAAACCGGAAATGAATTGGATTCCCCAAGAGGAAGAATTTACCTGATGAAATCCGCTTTAGAAGGCAAAATACCAATGGGTGGCTCCCTGGTAAAACACCTGGATATGTGTCTGGGATGCATAGCCTGTGAACCTGCCTGTCCCTCAGGTGTTAAATATTCAAGGCTTATAGAATCAGCTAGGTCTCAGATTGAAAGACGCTACGAAAGACCATTTTCAGATAAGCTTCACCGACTCCTGATATTTTCAATTTTCCCTTACCCCAAAAGGCTAAGATTACTTCTTCCATTACTTTATTTATATCAAGTGAGCGGACTAAAACATTTGGTCCATACTTCAGGCATACTTCGAAAGATTTCTTCAAGGCTTTCAAAAATGGATGATATGCTGCCAGCTATCAAATCTTCAGAACTATTTCCATCAACGCCAAATCTTATACCTGCAATGGGAAAAAAACGTTATAGAGTCGCATTCCTCAGTGGATGTGTTCAGAGTGTTTTATTTCCTCATACAAATGAAGCAACTGTCAGGGTCCTATCCGAAAACGGTTGTGAGGTGGTCGTGCCCAGAAATCAGGGATGTTGCGGGGCGCTCTCACTTCATTCAGGAAGAATGTCAGAAGCAAGAGATTTTGCACGAACAAACATAAATATCTTTGAAAGATCTGATTATGATGCGATTATTGTAAATTCCGCAGGCTGTGGTTCCGCTATGAAAGAGTATAAAGATCTTCTCAAAGGAGATGAGTCTTACGCAGAACGTGCCGAAAGGATAAGTAATAAGACAAAAGACATAATGGAGTTTTTGGACGAAATAGGGCTTGAGGGAGAACTAAGGGAAGTAAAATGCCGGGTTACTTACCAGGATGCATGTCATATCGCCCAGGCGCAGAGAATAAAATCACAGCCGAGAGACATAATAAAAAAGATCCCCGGAATTGAATTCATAGAACTTCCAGAATCAGAGCTCTGCTGTGGAAGCGCAGGGATTTACAACCTCGTCGAACCTGAAATGTCGGAAAAGCTACTTGAAAGAAAGATCAGAAATCTCAAAGAAACAAATGCTGAACTTTTGATAGCGGGAAACCCCGGCTGCCTCCTTCAGATTCAAATGGGTATAAGAGAAAATGGATTAAACATCAAAGCCGCCCACCCAGTTGAATTACTCGATTGGGCGTACCGGGGGGACTATTCTTTGCTTGGTAAGAATAACCGAAATCTATAG
- a CDS encoding (Fe-S)-binding protein, translating to MELPGSELCCGSAGIYNLVEPEMSEKLLERKIRNLKETNAELLIAGNPGCLLQIQMGIKRHGLNIKTAHPIELVDWAYSGTRNFT from the coding sequence ATCGAACTTCCAGGGTCTGAGCTCTGCTGTGGAAGCGCAGGGATTTACAACCTCGTCGAACCTGAAATGTCAGAAAAGCTACTTGAAAGAAAGATCAGAAATCTCAAAGAAACAAATGCTGAACTCTTGATAGCGGGAAACCCCGGCTGCCTCCTTCAGATTCAAATGGGTATTAAACGACATGGTTTAAACATTAAAACCGCTCATCCGATTGAGCTCGTGGATTGGGCATATAGTGGAACTCGAAATTTTACTTGA